Proteins from one Salmo salar chromosome ssa29, Ssal_v3.1, whole genome shotgun sequence genomic window:
- the LOC106590344 gene encoding transmembrane protein 200C → MIATGGLLRINRRQDSLRSKSRAENKRKRKAKKKRKNEVVVVKGKLNLCSISGVVAAIGILILLVGIAMAILGYWPRESPLYPDPPKIQRIYNKKEESGLTGNWTNNAKDGFHLDGDLVSNNRSNGTGLEQPSMGFLAEFLDKYLYSDKLKVFGPLIMGIGIFLFICANAVLHENRDKKTKIINLRDIYSTVIDIHSLRTKENMPLNGFVNYMQSKGVEGKPSAAYTAALLAKGTWPSGGSPDEGSLGPSRCHSLTRSRVSSLERQTFTDTVYTISRHSGAGQQSSPISIPKRWETRTIVASSVNAFTLPMTKPNHRANQHQRRPSAKAEAGRSRAALCDSGEEDEAWVGYGVPETTTQANVETLQTAMLLPQDSVEVYKSSGSLQGALQGSQIQLLPSSPTGPRVMGSHLSLSALTDYSRSIDLGITPSTPTEWKVERSRRLSCPRLEVPGGGGYIKLGDLGGESFESRESCEVTTFSRVTSEQGLAKSQREGGVANEQEESSPGERQDRCSRRYSNKEKLLMISQSDSVLDDEEVDSTEI, encoded by the coding sequence ATGATCGCCACCGGAGGCCTGCTGCGGATCAACAGGAGGCAGGACTCACTGCGCTCTAAGAGCCGTGCCGAGAACAAGCGTAAGAGAAAAGCCAAGAAGAAGCGGAAGAATGAGGTGGTGGTGGTCAAGGGCAAGCTGAATCTCTGCTCCATCTCGGGTGTGGTGGCGGCTATTGGGATTCTAATCCTACTGGTGGGCATTGCCATGGCTATACTGGGTTACTGGCCCAGGGAGAGCCCACTGTACCCGGATCCGCCCAAAATCCAGAGAATTTACAACAAAAAGGAGGAGTCAGGGCTGACGGGCAACTGGACGAACAACGCGAAGGACGGATTTCACTTGGATGGGGATTTGGTCAGTAACAATCGTTCCAACGGCACAGGTTTAGAGCAGCCGTCTATGGGCTTCTTGGCAGAGTTCTTGGATAAGTACCTGTACTCGGACAAGTTGAAGGTGTTCGGTCCCCTCATCATGGGCATTGGCATCTTCCTGTTTATCTGCGCCAACGCGGTGCTGCATGAGAACCGCGATAAGAAGACCAAAATCATCAACCTGAGGGACATCTACTCCACTGTCATTGACATCCACAGCTTGCGGACTAAGGAGAACATGCCGCTCAATGGCTTTGTGAACTACATGCAGTCCAAAGGGGTGGAGGGCAAACCTAGCGCTGCATATACCGCCGCCCTACTAGCCAAAGGCACTTGGCCCTCGGGAGGTTCGCCGGACGAGGGCAGCCTGGGCCCCTCCAGATGCCACTCCCTGACTAGGTCAAGGGTGTCATCTCTAGAGAGGCAGACGTTCACCGACACAGTCTACACTATCTCCAGACACAGCGGGGCCGGCCAGCAGAGCAGCCCGATTTCCATCCCCAAACGGTGGGAGACCCGGACTATAGTGGCCTCCTCGGTCAACGCCTTCACTCTCCCCATGACCAAACCCAACCATCGGGCCAACCAGCATCAGCGCAGGCCTTCAGCCAAAGCAGAGGCAGGGAGGAGCAGGGCTGCCCTGTGTGACTCTGGTGAAGAAGACGAAGCCTGGGTTGGGTACGGTGTTCCAGAAACCACCACCCAGGCAAATGTGGAGACTTTGCAGACGGCTATGCTCCTGCCTCAGGACTCTGTGGAGGTGTACAAGAGCAGTGGTAGCCTCCAGGGGGCGCTTCAGGGCTCCCAAATCCAGCTGCTCCCCTCGTCCCCCACTGGCCCCAGGGTGATGGGTTCTCACTTGTCCCTCAGCGCCCTGACGGACTACTCCAGGTCCATTGACCTGGGCATCACTCCATCAACCCCCACCGAGTGGAAGGTGGAACGGTCCCGGCGACTCAGCTGCCCTCGTTTAGAGGTACCGGGAGGCGGTGGGTACATCAAACTGGGCGACCTGGGGGGGGAGTCCTTTGAGTCAAGGGAGTCGTGTGAGGTGACCACCTTCAGCCGAGTGACCTCAGAGCAGGGTCTGGCTAAGAGTCAGAGGGAAGGAGGAGTAGCCAATGAACAGGAGGAGAGCAGCCCCGGGGAACGACAGGACAGGTGCTCAAGGCGATACTCCAACAAAGAGAAACTTCTCATGATCTCTCAGTCAGACTCCGTTTTGGACGATGAGGAAGTGGATAGCACAGAGATATGA